The DNA region CGGCGTCCGCCACCGTCAGGGCGAACACCGAGATGCAGTCCAGGGTGCGGCACGCCGGCACCAGCCCGTGGGTGGAGAGCCAGCCCTTGGTCGGCTTGAGGCCGACGATATTGTTGAAACCGGCCGGCACCCGGCCGGAACCGGCGGTGTCGGTACCGAGGGAGAACGCCACCAGGCCGCGCGCCACCACCGAGGCGGACCCGGAGCTGGACCCGCCGCTGACGTAATCGGCATCGAAGGCGTTGGGCACCGCGCCGAAGGGCGAGCGGGTGCCCACCAGGCCGGTGGCGAACTGGTCGAGGTTGGTCTTGCCCACCAGCACCGCGCCGGCCGCCTGCAGGCGCGCGACCACGGTGGCGTCCTCTTCGGCCAGGTAGGCGAACTCGGGGCAGGCCGCGCTGGTGCGCCAGCCGGCGGCATCGATGTTGTCCTTGATGGCGAAGGGCACCCCGTACAGCGGCAGACGGCTGCGGACGCCGCCCACGGCCGCCAGCTGCGCCTCCAGGGTCGCCAGGCGCTCACCCAACTGTGCATCGCTGGCCAGCACGATCCAGGCGGGATCGTCAGCGCGCAGGCCCTGCAGCCATTCGAAGAGGATCTGCGGGGTGATCCGCTCGCTGGCGTAGGCATCGCGCCAGTCATCGAGGGTCCAGCCTTGGGGTTGCCGGTCGGGGGTCTGCATCGGGCTCTCCATCTTGTATCCAAGTTGTGGCGGCAGCCCTGCAACTCGCGGACCAACTATGCTGAACCCCATGAAACCGGGCCGTTCGAACGAGACAGGGAAGGATCGAGCCATGCCCGCGCCATAATTCGGTGCAATCCTGCATGTTTTTGGTGCCCGTCACCGAACGTGCGACGGGGCTGCCCCGGCGGAGGCAAACCGCTAGACTGCCATCACTTAGCCAGTACCCGAGCAACGGAATGACCGCAGCCCCCTCCTACATCACGCCGGACCAGCTTTGCGTCGGCCTCTACATCCAGCTCGAACTGGGCTGGTGGGAGCACGATTTCACCTTCAGCAACTTCAAGATCAAGGATGAAGCGCAGATCAAGGCGCTTCGCGAGCTGGGCCTCAAGCGCCTGCGCTACGACCCGGCACGCAGCGATTGCGAGCCCCTGGACCTGGAACCCGAGGCCCCGCCCGCCCCTCAGGAACCCGAAGTGCCCGCGCCCAGCCCCGAGGACATCGCCCGCCAGGAGCGGGTGGTCAAGCTCAGCAAGCTGCGCAAGCGCCTGGCGGAGGTGGACCGCAAGTTCATCCACGCCAGCCAGCAGGTGAAGCAGCTCAACCAGACCCTGCGCAGCCAGCCCGAAGAGGCCTTGAAGCAGGCCGGCCAGGTGGTCGGCGACCTGGTGGCCTCGGTACTCGGCGAAGATGGCGCGGCCCTGCACAGCATCAACGGCAAGCCCGCCGAGGACGCCTACTTCCATTCGCTGAACGTCACCGTGCTGTCGGTGATGCTCGGCCGCCAGCTCGGCTACGACAGCGAGGCCTGCCACAGCCTCGGCCTCGGCGCCCTGCTCCATGACATCGGCAAGATGGACGTGCCCAGCAAGGTGCTGCTCAAGCCCGAGCCGCTGACCCGCCCCGAGCAGCAACTGCTGCAGATGCACACCGACTTCGGCCTGCGCCGCAGCCAGCAACTGATGCTCGACGACGAGGTGCAGCGGATCATCCACGAGCACCACGAGCACTGCGACGGCAGCGGCTACCCCAGGCAGCTGCACGAAGCCGGCATCGGCCGCCTGAGCCGGGTGGTGTGCATCACCAACCACTTCGACAACCTGTGCAACCCGCTCAACCCGCGCGACGGCCTCAGCCCCCACGAGGCCCTGTCGCGCATGTACGGGCAGTACCGCCAGCGCTTCGACGAGGTGATGCTCAAGGCCTTCATCCGCTGCATGGGCGTCTACCCGCCGGGCAGCCTGGTGCAGCTGCAGGACGATCGCTACGGCCTGGTGCTGGGCATGCACCCGACGCTGCCGCTGAAGCCGACGCTGATCCTCTTCGACCCCAAGGTGCCGAAGGAGGAAGCGCTGATCGTCAACCTCGAGCACGAAGAATCGATCGCCATCGCCCGCAGCGTCCGCCCCGCCCAGGTGCCGCCGGAGGCCCTGGAGTACCTCGACCCGCGCCAGCAGGTGACCTACTACGTGGACCCGCGCACCCGGGGCTGAACGACGCCTGCGATCGCAGACCGTTCGTACGGCCCCCGGGCACCCGGCCACGACCGGCCGGGCGAAATTCCGCCCGGATTCCCCCAGGCCAGCCCCTGTAATGGCGGACTCCCGCCACTACATGCCGCCGCCAGGCCGCCGGACCCGCGTGGCGCCTGGCCTGCAGCCACCGGGCACGCTCCTTGCTCTATCGGCCGCCCACGGTGGCGAACAGCTACCGGATGCAGGGCGCCGAGGCGCCTGACCGGGGCGCCGCACACGCCCCGGCCACGAAGAATGCAGGGCCGCCAGCCCAGGAAGACGTCACTCCCGCCACCCTGGCCGAGAACCGTCGATCCGCGTGCCCCCGGGGCGGCAGGCCATGCTCGAAATCTGGACGGTTGGTATATGAAGAAACTACTGCTGGCGCTCCTGTGCCTGAGCGTCATGGGCTGCTCCCAGCCCGACTCCTCCGAGAAACCCCTGGACGTGCTGCTGATCGGCGGCGGCATCATGAGCGCCAGCCTCGGCACCTACCTGCACGAGCTGGAGCCCGACTGGAAGATCGAGACCTTCGAGCGCCTGGACCAGGTCGCCGAGGAAAGCTCCAACGCCCTGAACAACGCCGGCACCGGCCACTCCGCCTTCTGCGAGCTGAACTACACCCCCGAGACCGCCGACGGCGGCATCGACATCAGCAAGGCCGTGGCGATCAACGAATCCTTCGAGATCTCCAAGCAGTTCTGGGCCTACCAGATCGACCAGGGCGTGCTGAAGAACCCCCGCGCCTTCATCAACACCGTGCCGCACATGAGCTTCGTCTGGGGCGACGAGAACGTCGCCTACCTGAAGAAGCGCCACGCGGCCCTGCAGCACAGCCCGCTGTTCCGCGGCATGCAGTACAGCGAGGACCACGCGCAGATCGCCCAGTGGGTGCCGCTGGTGATGGAGAACCGCGCCCAGGACCAGAAGATTGCCGCCACCCGCATGCCCATCGGCACCGACGTCAACTTCGGCGAGATCACCCGCCAGCTGTTCGGCTCGCTGTCCGAGTCGCCCAACTTCAAGCTCAACCTCGGCCATGAAGTGCGCGACATCGTGCGCAACGAAGACGGCACCTGGAAAGTGGTGGTCGCCGACCTGGCCAAGGGTGGCGAGGAGCGCGCGGTCAATGCCCGCTTCGTGTTCATCGGCGCCGGCGGCGGTGCCCTCAAGCTGCTGCAGAAATCCGGCATCCCCGAGGCCGACGGCTACGCCGGCTTCCCGGTGGGCGGCTCCTTCCTGATGACCCGCAACCAGGACATCGTCGCGCGCCACCACGCCAAGCTCTACGGCAAGGCCTCGGTCGGCTCGCCGCCCATGTCCGTGCCGCACCTGGACACCCGCGTGGTCGATGGCCAGGAGGTGCTGCTGTTCGGCCCCTTCGCCACCTTCTCCACCAAGTTCCTCAAGAACGGCTCGCACATGGACATGTTCAGCGCCATCACCACCGGCAACATCGGCCCGATGACCAACGCCGGCATCGACAACATGGACCTCAGCCAGTACCTGATCGGCCAGCTCATGCTCGACCAGGACGACCGCATGAACGCCCTGCGCGAATACTTCCCCGATGCACAGGACGCCGACTGGGAGCTGATCCAGGCCGGCCAGCGCGTGCAGGTGATCAAGAAGGACGCCGAGAAAGGCGGCGTGCTGCAGTTCGGCACCGAAGTGGTGAGTGCCGCCGACGGCTCCATCGCCGCGCTGCTGGGCGCATCCCCGGGTGCTTCCACCGCCGCGCCGATCATGCTCAGCGTGCTGGAGAAGACCTTCCCCGAGAAGATGAAGAGCGACGCCTGGCAGGCCCGCCTGAAGGCGATCATCCCCTCCTACGGCCGCAAGCTGAACGATGACCTCGAGCTGACCAACGCCACCCGCGCCTGGAGCCATGAGCGCCTGCAGCTGGACTTCATCCCCGTCCAGCCCGAAGAAAGCGCCCCGGCCACCACCGCCGAGTGATGCAACCGCCCCACCCTCCCGGGTGGGGCGTCTCGCCTGTGGGTGCCCATTCATTGGCTCTGTCTGCGTTAGCTGCTGTGAACTTGATGCGAAGCGTCAAGCCTGGTGCTTTCCGGGCATGTATGACTCCCTGTCACACCCACCGCGTGGGTTTCGCTTCGCTCTACGCCACCCTACGGAAACCACTGCACCCCGAGCGTAATGCGCACATAGATGAAGATTTTGGCGAAGAGGTTGGAGCGGCGGCCAAACGCCCCTTCAGGAGGCCGAGCGAAATCGTCGTTTCAGGGGTTGAGCGACATGGATGTCGCGAGAGCCGCGATGGGCCAGGGATGGCCCTTCGCGGCGTGCCCCTGAAACGATGATGGAGCGAGGGGAGTCTGGCGAAGCCAGACCCGTATGTAGGGGCAAGTTTTTTGGTTCCTTTTCAACGATTGGAAAAGGGACTCGCCCGGCAAGGCGAAACAGAAACCATCAGCAAAACTCGGCAATCGGCTTGGCCAAAAACCTCCTAGCAACACTTGACGCAGACAGAGCGACTTCATTCGCGATGCTTTTCGCGGTTGAAACCGCTCCCACATCCAACGGGAAGCCCTCACCCCTTGAGCGGCAACTCCTTCCCGCCGACGCCTTCGCCGATCACCAGGTAATGCCCGCCCGCCACATGGTGCAGGGTGCGCAGGTCGTCATGCCCCTCGAAATGCCAGCGGCCGTCGCTGAACACCCGCGCATCGGCCCAGGCGGCCACCACTTCGCCGAGGAACAGGTCATAGCGTTCCTGGATGTGCGGCTCTGGCAGCAGGCGGCATTCCAGCCAGGCCACGCAACCCTCCACCAGCGGCGCCGGCACCTGTGCACCGGGGAAGGTGGCGATGCCATAGGCGTCGAACTTGTCGCGCCCCGCCTCGTCGAGGGTCTGCCCAGAGCTGGAACCAACCGTCTGCACCAGGTCGACCTGGCCGCGCGCCGGCACGTTGAGCACGAAGCTGCCGGAGGCTTCCAGCAGGCGGCGGGTCCAGGTGGACTTGTCGAGCACCACTGAGACCTTGGGCGGCTCGAAGTCCAGGGCCATCGCCCAGGCGGCCGCCATGACGTTGCGCTTGCCCTCGTGGGCGGCACTGACCAGCACGGTGGGGCCGTGGTTGATCAGGCGATAGGCCTTGGCCAGCGGAACGGGACGGCGGTGATCGACGGACATGGCAGGGCTCCGGAGGGCTGCGAAAGGGGACGGCGCAGCCTGCACCAGGGCGAAGCCGGAGAGCAAGCCCGGCGGTGCCGGCTCACCAGCGCAGCAGGCGCGGCCCC from Pseudomonas tohonis includes:
- a CDS encoding flavin reductase family protein, which encodes MSVDHRRPVPLAKAYRLINHGPTVLVSAAHEGKRNVMAAAWAMALDFEPPKVSVVLDKSTWTRRLLEASGSFVLNVPARGQVDLVQTVGSSSGQTLDEAGRDKFDAYGIATFPGAQVPAPLVEGCVAWLECRLLPEPHIQERYDLFLGEVVAAWADARVFSDGRWHFEGHDDLRTLHHVAGGHYLVIGEGVGGKELPLKG
- a CDS encoding HD-GYP domain-containing protein, with amino-acid sequence MTAAPSYITPDQLCVGLYIQLELGWWEHDFTFSNFKIKDEAQIKALRELGLKRLRYDPARSDCEPLDLEPEAPPAPQEPEVPAPSPEDIARQERVVKLSKLRKRLAEVDRKFIHASQQVKQLNQTLRSQPEEALKQAGQVVGDLVASVLGEDGAALHSINGKPAEDAYFHSLNVTVLSVMLGRQLGYDSEACHSLGLGALLHDIGKMDVPSKVLLKPEPLTRPEQQLLQMHTDFGLRRSQQLMLDDEVQRIIHEHHEHCDGSGYPRQLHEAGIGRLSRVVCITNHFDNLCNPLNPRDGLSPHEALSRMYGQYRQRFDEVMLKAFIRCMGVYPPGSLVQLQDDRYGLVLGMHPTLPLKPTLILFDPKVPKEEALIVNLEHEESIAIARSVRPAQVPPEALEYLDPRQQVTYYVDPRTRG
- a CDS encoding malate:quinone oxidoreductase, with product MKKLLLALLCLSVMGCSQPDSSEKPLDVLLIGGGIMSASLGTYLHELEPDWKIETFERLDQVAEESSNALNNAGTGHSAFCELNYTPETADGGIDISKAVAINESFEISKQFWAYQIDQGVLKNPRAFINTVPHMSFVWGDENVAYLKKRHAALQHSPLFRGMQYSEDHAQIAQWVPLVMENRAQDQKIAATRMPIGTDVNFGEITRQLFGSLSESPNFKLNLGHEVRDIVRNEDGTWKVVVADLAKGGEERAVNARFVFIGAGGGALKLLQKSGIPEADGYAGFPVGGSFLMTRNQDIVARHHAKLYGKASVGSPPMSVPHLDTRVVDGQEVLLFGPFATFSTKFLKNGSHMDMFSAITTGNIGPMTNAGIDNMDLSQYLIGQLMLDQDDRMNALREYFPDAQDADWELIQAGQRVQVIKKDAEKGGVLQFGTEVVSAADGSIAALLGASPGASTAAPIMLSVLEKTFPEKMKSDAWQARLKAIIPSYGRKLNDDLELTNATRAWSHERLQLDFIPVQPEESAPATTAE